Proteins found in one Acinetobacter sp. XH1741 genomic segment:
- a CDS encoding RtcB family protein yields the protein MGIQKILNEEAHYGVPVKIFTQDIDSESIEQLKKMAQLQFIYSHIAVMPDVHVGKGATVGSVIPTKHAIIPAAVGVDIGCGMNAIRLSLKASQLPDNLSRLRDAIERKVPVGFDLHKQIKAKASTIIPLEKRLQPIIKKHPGLVRMLRQFDATWQKQLGTLGGGNHFIELCIDENQDIWIMLHSGSRGLGNVIGTYFIELAKKEAQHRFGHVPDKDLSYFAEGSNSFNDYVEAVEWAQEYAFENRKEMMRLILEAIRPLLPSFQMTKEAINCHHNYVSRETHFGENLFVTRKGAIRAGLDELGIIPGSMGARSYIVKGKANPESFCSCSHGAGRKMSRSKAKVLFNQQDLIEQTQGIECRKDIGVVDEIPSAYKDIDEVMANQSDLIEVIHTLKQVLCIKG from the coding sequence ATGGGCATACAAAAAATATTAAACGAAGAGGCACACTATGGTGTCCCCGTTAAAATTTTCACTCAAGATATAGATAGTGAAAGTATTGAACAACTCAAGAAAATGGCTCAACTGCAATTTATCTATTCACATATTGCTGTTATGCCAGATGTTCACGTAGGAAAAGGCGCAACTGTAGGAAGTGTTATCCCAACTAAACATGCCATTATTCCTGCTGCAGTCGGTGTAGATATTGGCTGTGGAATGAATGCAATTCGTTTGAGTCTAAAGGCTTCGCAATTACCTGATAACTTAAGTCGTTTGCGAGATGCCATTGAACGTAAAGTACCTGTTGGCTTTGATTTACATAAACAGATTAAAGCTAAAGCGTCGACTATTATTCCCCTCGAAAAGCGTTTGCAACCGATCATCAAGAAGCATCCTGGCCTAGTTCGCATGCTTCGCCAATTTGATGCGACTTGGCAGAAACAGTTAGGCACATTAGGAGGTGGTAATCATTTTATAGAGTTATGCATTGATGAAAATCAAGATATATGGATTATGCTCCATTCTGGTAGCCGAGGTCTTGGTAATGTCATTGGTACTTATTTTATAGAGCTCGCCAAGAAAGAAGCACAGCATCGCTTTGGACATGTACCAGATAAAGACTTAAGTTATTTTGCTGAAGGCTCAAATAGTTTTAATGATTATGTCGAAGCGGTGGAATGGGCACAAGAATATGCTTTTGAAAATCGCAAGGAAATGATGCGATTAATCTTAGAAGCAATTCGTCCTCTTCTCCCCTCGTTTCAAATGACAAAAGAAGCGATCAATTGCCATCATAACTATGTGAGTCGAGAAACGCATTTTGGTGAAAACCTTTTCGTTACCCGAAAAGGAGCAATTAGAGCAGGTTTAGATGAGTTAGGAATTATTCCTGGCTCTATGGGAGCACGCTCTTATATTGTAAAAGGCAAAGCAAATCCTGAGTCTTTCTGTTCTTGTTCTCATGGCGCTGGACGAAAAATGAGTCGCAGCAAAGCAAAGGTTCTTTTTAATCAACAAGATTTAATTGAGCAAACTCAAGGTATTGAATGTCGTAAAGACATCGGTGTGGTCGATGAAATCCCAAGTGCTTATAAAGATATTGATGAGGTGATGGCGAATCAATCTGATCTCATTGAAGTTATTCATACACTTAAACAAGTTTTATGTATTAAAGGTTAA
- the omp38 gene encoding outer membrane protein Omp38 codes for MKLSRIALATMLVAAPLAAANAGVTVTPLLVGYTWQDTDHNNDKLTSHAELKDDLFVGAALGVELTPWLGFEAEYNQVKGDLDGTGVAGAEYKQKTIAGNFYATSDLITKNYDSKFKPYVLLGAGQTKTEFDGIYADKKDTIGNAGIGAFYRLNDALSLRTEARGTYDFDEKYWRYTALAGLNVVLGGHLKPAAPVVEVAPVEPTPVAPQPQELTEDLNMELRVFFDTNKSNIKDQYKPEIAKVAEKLSEYPNATARIEGHTDNTGPRKLNERLSLARANSVKSALVNEYNVDASRLSTQGFAWDQPIADNKTKEGRAMNRRVFATITGSRTVVVQPGQQAQ; via the coding sequence ATGAAATTGAGTCGTATTGCACTTGCTACTATGCTGGTTGCTGCTCCATTAGCTGCTGCTAATGCTGGCGTAACTGTTACTCCACTATTGGTTGGTTATACTTGGCAAGACACCGATCATAACAACGATAAATTAACAAGTCATGCTGAATTAAAAGATGATTTATTCGTTGGTGCTGCACTAGGTGTTGAGTTAACTCCTTGGTTAGGTTTTGAAGCTGAATATAACCAAGTTAAAGGTGATCTTGATGGTACTGGCGTAGCTGGTGCTGAATATAAGCAAAAAACTATTGCTGGTAACTTCTACGCAACTTCAGATTTGATCACTAAGAACTACGACAGCAAATTTAAGCCGTACGTATTATTAGGTGCTGGTCAAACTAAAACTGAATTTGATGGCATTTATGCAGACAAAAAAGATACTATCGGTAACGCAGGTATCGGTGCATTCTATCGCTTAAACGATGCTTTGTCTCTTCGTACAGAAGCTCGTGGTACTTATGACTTTGACGAAAAATACTGGCGTTATACAGCTCTTGCTGGTTTAAACGTAGTTCTTGGTGGTCACTTGAAGCCTGCTGCTCCTGTAGTAGAAGTTGCTCCAGTTGAACCAACTCCAGTTGCTCCACAACCACAAGAGTTAACTGAAGACCTTAACATGGAACTTCGTGTGTTCTTTGATACTAACAAGTCAAACATCAAAGACCAATACAAGCCAGAAATCGCTAAAGTTGCTGAAAAATTATCTGAATACCCTAACGCTACTGCACGTATCGAAGGTCACACAGATAACACTGGTCCACGTAAGTTGAACGAACGTTTATCTTTAGCTCGTGCTAACTCTGTTAAATCAGCTCTTGTAAACGAATACAATGTTGACGCTTCTCGTTTGTCTACTCAAGGTTTCGCTTGGGATCAACCGATTGCTGACAACAAAACTAAAGAAGGTCGTGCTATGAACCGTCGTGTATTCGCGACAATCACTGGTAGCCGTACTGTAGTAGTTCAACCTGGTCAACAAGCTCAATAA
- a CDS encoding GspH/FimT family pseudopilin produces MFKSPGFTMVELSITLVILMIMSVIAIPLYHQIMASVESKNTPRILTIHIQKAKYDAIIRHKNIVICPSSDQLACNTNWNNNLISFVDNNRNLQHDVNEELLSSIDLNHHYGSMKLQRFGKKQNSIVFQGSSGLPIESNGSFIYCSYDQFKNFKLILSKMGHIRLEGLKNC; encoded by the coding sequence ATGTTTAAATCTCCTGGTTTTACTATGGTTGAGCTTTCTATAACCCTCGTAATTCTTATGATTATGTCAGTTATAGCCATTCCTTTATACCATCAAATTATGGCATCTGTAGAGTCAAAAAACACTCCGCGCATACTCACAATTCATATACAAAAAGCCAAATATGACGCAATTATCAGACATAAGAACATCGTTATATGTCCAAGTTCTGATCAATTGGCCTGTAATACCAACTGGAATAACAATTTAATTAGCTTTGTTGATAACAATCGTAATCTCCAACATGATGTAAATGAAGAATTATTATCCTCTATAGATCTTAACCATCATTATGGTTCTATGAAGTTACAACGTTTTGGAAAAAAACAAAATAGTATTGTTTTTCAAGGAAGCTCAGGTCTTCCAATCGAGTCTAATGGTAGTTTTATATACTGTTCTTATGATCAATTTAAAAATTTTAAATTAATCCTTAGCAAAATGGGACATATACGCTTAGAAGGACTAAAAAATTGTTAG
- a CDS encoding acetyl-CoA C-acyltransferase produces the protein MTDIVIVNGARTAMGGFQGSLSGLTAPELGAATIKEAIVRAGLQPTDVEEVIMGCVLPAGLKQGPARQAMRKAGLPDSTGAVTINKLCGSGMKAVMQAADMIKAGSAEIVVAGGMESMTNAPYVLPKARAGYRMGHGEIKDHMFFDGLEDAETGRLMGSFAQDMANTRGYTREQMDDFAIRSLKRAQTAITEGYFKDEIVPVTVSTRKGDVVVDQDEQPLNAKIDKIPSLKPAFAKDGTITAANASSISDGASALVLTSSEVATQRGLQPLAKIIATASNSQHPSEFTIAPVGAIEKVLKKAGWNAQDVDLWEINEAFAMVTMCPIDDFKLDAEKVNINGGACALGHPVGSTGSRIILTLIHALKRTGGKKGIAALCIGGGEATAVAVELI, from the coding sequence ATGACTGACATCGTAATTGTTAATGGTGCTCGTACGGCTATGGGTGGTTTTCAAGGATCATTATCTGGTCTAACTGCTCCCGAATTAGGTGCGGCAACAATTAAAGAAGCAATCGTACGAGCAGGTTTGCAGCCTACTGATGTCGAAGAAGTCATTATGGGTTGTGTTCTTCCTGCTGGCTTAAAACAAGGCCCTGCTCGCCAAGCAATGCGCAAAGCTGGTTTACCTGATTCAACAGGCGCTGTGACAATTAATAAGCTATGTGGTTCGGGCATGAAAGCCGTGATGCAAGCAGCTGATATGATTAAAGCAGGCAGCGCCGAAATTGTAGTGGCTGGCGGTATGGAGTCTATGACAAATGCTCCGTATGTTTTACCAAAAGCACGTGCAGGTTATCGTATGGGTCATGGTGAAATTAAAGACCATATGTTCTTTGATGGTTTAGAAGATGCTGAAACAGGTCGTTTAATGGGTTCATTTGCCCAAGATATGGCAAATACACGCGGTTATACACGTGAGCAAATGGATGACTTTGCAATTCGTTCTTTGAAACGCGCTCAAACTGCGATTACTGAAGGCTATTTTAAAGACGAAATTGTTCCCGTTACTGTGTCTACCCGTAAAGGTGATGTCGTTGTTGACCAAGATGAACAGCCTTTAAATGCAAAAATTGACAAGATTCCTTCACTCAAACCAGCTTTTGCAAAAGACGGTACCATTACCGCAGCTAATGCAAGTTCTATCTCGGATGGTGCATCTGCACTGGTGTTAACTTCGAGTGAAGTGGCTACCCAACGTGGCTTACAACCGCTTGCTAAAATTATTGCAACAGCTTCAAACTCTCAGCATCCCTCAGAATTTACAATTGCTCCAGTAGGTGCTATCGAAAAAGTTCTTAAAAAAGCGGGATGGAATGCTCAGGACGTAGACCTTTGGGAAATTAATGAAGCATTTGCGATGGTTACTATGTGTCCAATTGATGACTTCAAACTTGATGCCGAAAAAGTCAACATCAATGGCGGTGCTTGTGCGCTAGGCCATCCTGTAGGTTCTACGGGCTCTCGTATTATTCTTACGCTGATTCATGCACTAAAACGTACGGGTGGTAAAAAAGGTATTGCTGCTCTTTGTATTGGTGGTGGTGAGGCAACAGCTGTTGCAGTTGAACTTATTTAA
- a CDS encoding VOC family protein — MQLNHYLNFQGQAEQAFNFYKSVFGGEFAMLSRYGDMPSQEGVTLSEANKNLVLHVSLPINEYTVLMASDTNDQFCAPNSVFTQGNNHYIAINLEKDEQEKAKQLFDALSVNGQIEMPLEKTFWGALYGAFTDQFGIKWMVNCQLDT, encoded by the coding sequence ATGCAACTCAATCACTATCTGAATTTCCAAGGTCAAGCAGAGCAAGCCTTTAACTTTTATAAATCGGTCTTTGGCGGAGAGTTCGCCATGCTGAGCCGCTATGGTGATATGCCATCGCAAGAAGGAGTGACGTTATCGGAAGCCAATAAAAATTTGGTCCTGCATGTTTCTCTACCTATTAACGAATACACTGTGCTGATGGCATCTGATACCAATGATCAGTTCTGTGCTCCCAATAGTGTATTTACTCAAGGCAATAATCACTATATCGCGATTAACCTTGAAAAGGATGAACAAGAAAAGGCTAAACAGCTTTTTGATGCTTTATCTGTAAATGGCCAAATTGAAATGCCTCTAGAAAAGACTTTCTGGGGGGCATTGTATGGCGCTTTTACTGACCAGTTCGGCATAAAGTGGATGGTTAATTGCCAATTAGACACTTAA
- a CDS encoding DUF934 domain-containing protein: protein MLNTALPVLYKDGTITDNTYQIIAEDGAIPQGDVVVTTAQLDQLTSIQGKKALYVTVNDSPEDHTFPLNELDAIFIEFAGFGDGRGYSFAALLRRQGFKGELRATGDVFKDVLNYLKRSGFDSFVVKEGKDVQEAAAGLQDFTHPYQASTAVPQACYQTGA from the coding sequence ATGCTTAATACAGCTCTACCAGTGCTTTATAAAGATGGCACGATTACAGACAATACGTATCAAATCATTGCGGAAGATGGTGCTATTCCTCAAGGTGATGTAGTTGTAACAACAGCTCAACTAGATCAATTAACTAGCATTCAAGGCAAAAAAGCTTTGTATGTGACTGTGAATGATTCACCTGAAGATCATACATTTCCATTAAATGAACTTGATGCAATTTTCATTGAGTTTGCAGGTTTTGGTGATGGGCGTGGTTATTCATTCGCTGCATTATTGCGTCGCCAAGGTTTCAAAGGTGAACTTCGTGCAACAGGTGATGTGTTTAAGGATGTTTTAAACTACCTAAAACGTTCTGGTTTTGACAGCTTTGTCGTGAAAGAAGGTAAAGATGTACAAGAAGCGGCAGCTGGTTTGCAAGACTTTACTCATCCATATCAAGCTTCAACAGCTGTACCACAAGCATGCTATCAAACTGGCGCTTAA
- a CDS encoding nitrite/sulfite reductase → MYLYTDFDQQLVNERVAQFRDQTERYLAGKLSEDEYRPLRLQNGLYVQRYAPMLRIAVPYGLMNSKQLRKVAEVSTQYDRGYAHVSTRQNIQLNWPALEDVPDILAELATVQMHAIQTSGNCIRNTTTDQYAGVVAGEIADPRPTCELIRQWSTFHPEFAFLPRKFKIAVSALEEKDRAATAFHDIGVYIVRNDAGEIGYKIMAGGGLGRTPIIGSVIREFLPREDLIAYLEAVLRVYNLHGRRDNKYKARIKILVKALTPEVFAQKVEAEFEHTREALKIQPEILKKLDEEFTPFEYQDLADEDFTALFAEHPKFKQWFNINTHAHKVKGYRIVTISLKRAGIAPGDMTTEEMNFIADLADKYTFGELRTTHEQNIALADVPQKDLFDVWQALEQQNMARAHIGFITDIISCPGGDFCSLANAKSIPIAEAITRRFDDLDKVYDLGHLDLNISGCMNACGHHHVGNIGILGVDKKGAEFYQITLGGNSDHDASIGDILGPSFAADAVPDVIEEVLNTYLDLRMEGERFVDTYRRVGIQPFKERAYA, encoded by the coding sequence ATGTATTTATATACCGATTTCGACCAGCAGCTGGTTAATGAACGAGTTGCTCAGTTCCGTGATCAGACTGAACGCTATTTAGCTGGCAAACTTTCTGAAGATGAATATCGTCCATTACGTTTGCAAAATGGTTTATATGTGCAACGTTATGCGCCTATGCTGCGTATTGCTGTGCCGTATGGTTTAATGAATTCTAAACAATTACGTAAAGTTGCTGAAGTTTCAACACAGTATGACCGTGGTTATGCGCACGTATCTACACGTCAAAACATCCAGTTAAACTGGCCAGCACTTGAAGATGTGCCAGACATTTTGGCAGAACTTGCAACTGTACAAATGCATGCCATTCAAACCAGTGGTAACTGTATTCGTAACACAACAACTGACCAATATGCAGGTGTAGTCGCTGGTGAAATTGCAGACCCACGTCCAACATGTGAGTTGATTCGTCAGTGGAGTACCTTCCACCCTGAATTTGCATTCTTGCCACGTAAGTTCAAAATTGCTGTTTCTGCACTTGAAGAAAAAGACCGCGCAGCAACTGCATTCCATGATATTGGTGTTTATATCGTACGTAATGATGCGGGCGAGATCGGCTATAAAATTATGGCGGGTGGTGGTTTAGGCCGTACCCCAATCATTGGTAGCGTTATTCGTGAGTTTTTACCACGTGAAGATTTAATTGCTTATTTAGAAGCGGTTCTACGTGTTTATAACTTACATGGCCGTCGTGATAACAAATACAAAGCACGTATCAAAATCTTGGTTAAAGCATTAACGCCTGAAGTATTTGCACAGAAAGTTGAAGCTGAGTTTGAACATACACGTGAAGCATTGAAAATTCAGCCAGAAATCTTGAAAAAACTGGATGAAGAGTTCACACCGTTTGAATATCAAGATTTAGCTGATGAAGACTTTACGGCTTTATTTGCTGAGCATCCAAAATTCAAGCAATGGTTCAATATCAACACGCATGCGCATAAAGTAAAGGGCTATCGTATTGTTACGATTTCTCTAAAACGTGCAGGTATTGCACCGGGTGATATGACCACTGAAGAAATGAACTTCATTGCAGATCTTGCTGATAAATATACGTTCGGTGAACTTCGCACGACTCACGAACAAAACATTGCTTTAGCAGATGTACCTCAAAAAGATTTGTTTGATGTCTGGCAAGCGCTTGAACAACAAAATATGGCACGTGCTCATATTGGTTTTATTACCGATATTATTAGTTGCCCAGGTGGTGATTTCTGTTCACTTGCAAATGCAAAATCAATTCCGATTGCCGAAGCAATTACTCGCCGTTTCGATGACTTAGATAAAGTTTATGATCTTGGACATTTAGATCTAAATATTTCTGGTTGTATGAATGCCTGTGGTCACCACCATGTAGGTAACATTGGTATTTTAGGTGTAGACAAAAAAGGTGCTGAATTCTACCAAATTACATTAGGTGGTAATTCAGATCATGATGCATCAATCGGTGACATCTTAGGCCCATCATTTGCAGCGGATGCTGTTCCAGACGTTATTGAAGAAGTGTTAAATACTTATCTTGATTTACGTATGGAAGGTGAGCGTTTTGTTGACACATATCGTCGTGTAGGAATTCAACCATTTAAGGAGCGTGCATATGCTTAA
- a CDS encoding glucose/quinate/shikimate family membrane-bound PQQ-dependent dehydrogenase, which produces MNQPSSRSGLTTFTVIIIGLLALFLLIGGIWLATLGGSIYYIVAGVLLLIVTWQLYKRASTALWIYAALMLGTIIWSVWEVGTDFWALAPRLDILGILGLWLLVPAVTRGINNLGSSKVALSSTLAIAIVLMVYSIFNDPQEINGEIKTPQPETAQAVPGVAESDWPAYGRTQAGERYSPLKQINDQNVKDLKVAWTLRTGDFKTDNDSGETTNQVTPIKIGNNMFICTAHQQLIAIDPATGKEKWRFDPKLKTDKTFQHLTCRGVMYYDANNTTEFATSLQTKKSTSTQCPRKVFVPVNDGRLVAVNADTGKACTDFGENGEVNLQKFMPYAYPGGYNPTSPGVVTGSTVVIAGSVTDNYSSKEPSGVIRGYDVNTGKLLWAFDTGAADPNAMPGEGTTFVHNSPNAWAPLAYDAKLDIVYVPTGVGTPDIWGGDRTELKERYANSMLAINASTGKLIWNFQTTHHDLWDMDVPSQPSLADIKDKAGKTVPAIYVLTKTGNAFVLDRRNGQPIVPVTEKPVPQTVKRGPQTKGEHYSKTQPFSDLNLAPQDKLTDKDMWGATMLDQLMCRVSFKRLNYDGIYTPPSENGTLVFPGNLGVFEWGGMSVNPDRQVAVMNPIGLPFVSRLIPEDPNRAETAKGAGTEQGIQPMYGVPYGVEISAFLSPLGLPCKQPAWGYVAGVDLKTHEVVWKKRIGTIRDSLPKLFQLPAVKIGVPGLGGSISTAGNVMFVGATQDNYIRAFNVTNGKKLWEARLPAGGQATPMTYEINGKQYVVIMAGGHGSFGTKMGDYLVAYALPDNK; this is translated from the coding sequence ATGAATCAACCTTCTTCAAGATCAGGTTTAACGACTTTTACCGTAATCATTATTGGGTTATTGGCGTTATTCCTGTTAATTGGAGGTATTTGGCTCGCTACATTAGGCGGTTCAATTTACTACATTGTAGCTGGAGTCTTACTCCTTATTGTTACATGGCAACTCTACAAGCGTGCTTCTACAGCTTTGTGGATTTATGCTGCATTAATGCTAGGTACCATTATCTGGAGTGTCTGGGAAGTTGGAACAGACTTTTGGGCGCTTGCACCACGTTTAGATATTTTAGGTATTCTTGGTTTATGGTTATTGGTTCCGGCTGTAACTCGTGGAATCAACAACCTTGGATCAAGTAAAGTTGCCTTATCTTCAACTTTAGCTATTGCAATCGTGTTGATGGTTTATTCTATTTTCAACGATCCGCAAGAAATCAATGGTGAAATTAAAACGCCTCAACCTGAAACTGCTCAAGCTGTTCCAGGTGTAGCAGAGAGTGACTGGCCAGCTTATGGTCGTACTCAAGCGGGTGAGCGTTATTCTCCATTGAAACAGATTAATGACCAGAACGTAAAAGACCTAAAAGTGGCTTGGACACTTCGTACTGGTGATTTCAAAACAGATAATGATTCGGGTGAAACAACCAATCAGGTTACGCCAATTAAAATTGGTAATAACATGTTTATCTGTACGGCTCACCAACAGTTAATTGCGATTGATCCAGCAACAGGTAAAGAAAAATGGCGTTTTGATCCGAAGTTAAAAACGGATAAAACGTTCCAGCATTTAACTTGCCGTGGTGTAATGTACTACGACGCAAATAACACAACTGAATTTGCGACAAGTTTACAAACTAAAAAATCAACTTCAACTCAATGTCCACGTAAGGTATTTGTACCAGTTAATGACGGACGTTTAGTTGCTGTGAATGCTGACACTGGTAAAGCATGTACTGACTTTGGTGAAAATGGTGAAGTGAATTTACAAAAATTCATGCCATATGCTTACCCAGGTGGTTATAACCCAACATCTCCTGGTGTTGTGACAGGTTCAACTGTCGTAATTGCCGGTTCTGTAACAGACAACTATTCAAGTAAAGAGCCATCTGGTGTAATTCGTGGATACGATGTTAACACTGGTAAGCTTCTTTGGGCATTCGATACGGGTGCAGCAGATCCAAATGCAATGCCAGGCGAAGGTACGACATTTGTTCATAACTCGCCAAATGCTTGGGCACCTTTAGCATACGATGCCAAACTTGATATTGTTTATGTTCCAACAGGTGTAGGTACTCCGGATATCTGGGGTGGTGACCGTACTGAGTTGAAAGAACGTTATGCGAACTCAATGTTAGCGATTAATGCTTCAACTGGTAAATTGATATGGAACTTCCAGACCACTCATCACGATTTGTGGGATATGGACGTACCGTCTCAACCATCTTTGGCCGATATTAAAGACAAAGCAGGTAAAACTGTTCCCGCAATCTATGTATTGACTAAAACAGGTAATGCCTTTGTTCTTGATCGTCGTAATGGCCAGCCAATTGTTCCTGTAACTGAAAAACCAGTTCCACAAACAGTTAAGCGCGGACCACAAACCAAAGGCGAGCATTATTCAAAAACTCAGCCATTCTCTGATTTGAACTTGGCGCCACAAGATAAATTGACTGATAAAGATATGTGGGGTGCCACAATGCTTGATCAGCTCATGTGTCGTGTATCTTTCAAACGTCTAAATTACGATGGTATTTATACACCACCATCAGAAAACGGTACTCTAGTTTTCCCTGGTAACTTAGGTGTGTTTGAATGGGGCGGTATGTCGGTTAACCCTGACCGTCAGGTTGCTGTGATGAACCCGATTGGTCTGCCATTTGTAAGCCGTCTAATTCCTGAAGATCCGAACCGCGCAGAAACTGCAAAAGGTGCAGGAACTGAGCAAGGTATTCAGCCAATGTATGGCGTACCTTATGGTGTGGAAATCAGCGCATTCTTATCTCCACTTGGTTTACCTTGTAAACAACCAGCTTGGGGTTATGTTGCTGGCGTAGATTTGAAAACACATGAAGTAGTATGGAAAAAACGTATTGGTACTATCCGTGATAGTTTACCAAAACTGTTCCAATTACCAGCTGTGAAAATTGGTGTACCTGGTTTAGGTGGTTCAATCTCTACTGCAGGTAATGTTATGTTTGTTGGTGCAACTCAAGATAATTACATCCGTGCGTTTAACGTCACAAATGGTAAAAAACTTTGGGAAGCGCGTTTACCAGCAGGTGGACAAGCAACACCAATGACTTATGAAATCAACGGTAAGCAATATGTTGTAATCATGGCTGGTGGTCATGGTTCATTTGGTACAAAAATGGGCGACTATTTAGTGGCTTACGCATTACCAGATAACAAATAA
- a CDS encoding carbohydrate porin, which translates to MVSCLSVLSITLFVQHAQAAAAFDPNGSWMLGDWNGQRKALQAQGYDFSFGYTGEYAGILDSKNTSSHGSAYTGQLALGSHLDLGKILGWQDTEAQITLTYRDGQSLSEHSPALAGHISSAQEVWGREQTWRLTDLWIKKKFLDQKLDVKVGRFGEGEDFNSFDCDFQNLALCGSQVGNWVGDQWYNWPVSQWAMRVKYNVQPDLYTQVGVYEYNPENLDRGKGFNLSTDGSHGAIIPAEVVWSPKLGAQSMTGEYRLGYYYSTADAQEITNPTKTSHKQGVWVTAKQKLFQPADQTDRGLTGFVNLTFHDSDTNKVDNMQNVGLVYKGLLNQRPQDELALGVARIHINDDWSDIQAKEYDTEYNTELYYGIHATNWLTIRPNVQYVRHVGALKNGDNTWVGGIKFSTVF; encoded by the coding sequence ATGGTTTCCTGTTTATCCGTTTTATCAATTACTCTTTTTGTTCAGCATGCACAAGCTGCTGCTGCATTTGACCCAAATGGTTCTTGGATGTTGGGTGATTGGAACGGGCAACGCAAAGCGTTACAAGCACAAGGTTATGATTTTTCTTTTGGATATACTGGTGAATATGCCGGTATTTTAGATTCAAAGAATACATCTTCTCATGGTAGTGCTTATACAGGGCAACTCGCTTTAGGTTCGCATTTGGACCTAGGTAAAATTTTAGGGTGGCAAGATACAGAAGCTCAAATCACGTTGACTTATCGTGATGGGCAATCGCTTTCTGAACATTCTCCAGCTTTAGCTGGACACATCAGTTCTGCACAGGAAGTGTGGGGACGTGAGCAAACTTGGCGTTTAACAGACTTGTGGATTAAGAAAAAATTTCTTGATCAGAAGTTAGACGTGAAAGTGGGGCGTTTTGGTGAAGGTGAAGACTTTAACAGTTTTGACTGTGACTTCCAGAACTTGGCGCTTTGTGGCTCACAAGTGGGTAACTGGGTTGGTGACCAATGGTATAACTGGCCAGTTAGCCAATGGGCGATGCGTGTTAAATATAATGTGCAACCTGACTTGTATACGCAAGTGGGTGTATATGAATATAACCCTGAAAACTTAGACCGAGGCAAAGGCTTCAACTTAAGTACAGACGGTTCTCATGGTGCCATTATTCCGGCTGAAGTGGTTTGGTCTCCTAAGTTAGGTGCACAAAGTATGACGGGTGAATACCGTTTAGGGTATTACTACAGCACTGCTGATGCACAGGAAATTACCAATCCAACCAAAACATCTCACAAGCAAGGTGTTTGGGTAACTGCAAAACAAAAATTATTCCAGCCAGCAGATCAAACTGATCGTGGTTTAACAGGTTTTGTTAACCTGACTTTCCACGACTCAGATACCAACAAAGTTGATAACATGCAAAATGTAGGCTTAGTCTATAAAGGTTTGCTCAATCAACGTCCTCAAGATGAGTTAGCACTCGGTGTGGCTCGTATCCATATCAATGATGATTGGAGCGACATCCAAGCTAAAGAATACGATACAGAATACAATACCGAGCTTTACTACGGTATTCATGCCACTAACTGGCTAACTATTCGTCCAAATGTGCAATATGTTCGTCATGTTGGTGCATTAAAAAATGGTGATAACACTTGGGTAGGCGGTATTAAGTTCTCAACCGTATTCTAA